The segment TTTGTTCTGTCCAAAAAAATGGTTTAGGTTAGCCCCCACCCCTGCGGTGGGGGGTTTGAAAGACCGGCATATTAAGGCATATAGAAAAGGTTGTCAATTATTGAAGGGTATAGGGTGTAGGGTATAGGGGATAGGGTGAAAGAAAAAAACGGATATAAGTCGTTATTTGTTATATAATTAGTGAAATTATTTAAAAATCTGTAAAATTTACACAAAATTTCCTTGATTTATTAATGAAATATGTTAAAATACACCCTTGTTAAATGAATAGTTAATAAATAACCGGCAGAACAGATTAAAACTACATTTTAAGAGTCTTGTTTCTGCCGGTTAACTTTGAAAATTAACCGCGGATTAACGCAGATGACACAGAAATATAGAAATAAAGAGATAAGGAGAAAAAAATGAAGTGGATAAAGATAGCGGTATCCACCCCCACAGTTTCCTTCGCTGTGGCAAGAAAACTAAGCGTGGGGGTCTGCGCTTCGCTCCGAAAACGTGAGCTGCAAATCGGTATTTTGAATGTTTTTATTACGGCAAAATGGGTTTGGCTGTTATATTTATAAAAAAGCGACTAATGACCGCCTATGGTGAGACTGTGGTTGTGTTTGGTGATTTTATAGATTAAGATAGCAGAAATATTTCTGAGATTTATATATTGAAAAAGACAGAGGAAATAAAAGATTAGAATATTATGATGATTACTGAAGCTATAGACGTTAACAGGTTATCAAATACACGAAGATGCCTTGTCCCTGATTAGAACTTTTCAGACTAAAAAATGGGGGAAACAGTTGGAAGTATATCTTTCAAAAATTACTACCTTAAAGGATAAATATGATAAAAACCGTAAGAAAAATAGGGTTCCGGTGAAAATAGGTAAAGGTAAAAAAATTACTCTGACACCTGGAGAGCATAATATATTGATAAAAAAAATTATTGAAGATTTTTGTGGAACATATACTCCAAGTGGTATTATTTTGTATGTAGGAGACACCGGCCTGAAATTTGGTTACTGTGACGACAAAGCTTTTGAAGAGATGGGATTAAAAATTGATACTCATGGCAAGATGCCGGATGTGGTTATAAATTATAAAGAAAAAGATTGGGTTGTATTAGTCGAAGCCGTAACAAGTCATGGTCCCGTTGACGGAAAACGTCGATTAGAATTATCAAAACTTTTTAAAGAAATTAAATCTAAGTTGATTTATGTGACTTGTTTTCTTAAAAAATCAGATTTGGCAAAGTATGTTTCTGAAATATCTTGGGAAACAGAGGTTTGGGTTGCCGAAAACCCAACACATTTAATCCATTTCGACGGCGAGAGATTTTTGGGGCCTTACGATGAATAAAGTTACCAAAAGATAGGCCGTTGCGATTAGGAAAGTGTGCCGGAAAAAAGGTAGGGACGCTTTATATATACATATATACGGGCACAAAAGAGGCGGAAATAAGAGTAGCAGTTAGTAGTTAGCAAGTCTTAAAAAATTAATTCTCAGAACCAATTGTTAGATGCTGCGCATTATGAAAAATCCAAAATACAAAATCAGAAAAGTCGCCGGCAAACCTGTCAAACTAGATGTGGATGTTTTTTATAATCCGAGAATCCTCAATTCCAGTTTGATGATTGTTGGCGGTCGTCGTGTTACTGTTTGCGATTACAAACATAAAAAATATTTCTCGCTTCCGAGATTTATACTCAAAGCAAAGAAGAACCAGATTGTTGACCACATAAACAGGAACACTCTCGACAATCGCAGATGTAATCTCCGAATCGTTAATGCAAGACAGAGTGCGCTCAATCGCAGGCTCAAATCCAATACCGGCCGCATCGGAGTTTCAAAAACAAAACGCACCAAAAGAGATAATAAGCATTATTACGAGGCTTATTTCCAGCCCAAAGCCGGCAAAAGAAAAACATTCTGTGCGCCTCTTACGCCTAAAGGCCTGATTCTCGCCGCCCTGGTAAGAGATAGATTCGTCCTCGAAAGCGGCGACGAGGATTACACTCCGTTGAATTTCCCGTTATTTAAAAACGACCCTTTTAAAACTATTTTATTAAGGAGCGACTTAAATGAGTACAAGCAGGCAATTAGTTCGAAAAACAGATTTCGGCCGTGAGGATTTAGCAGGCGTTTTGGGTATTGGTAACGGTAACGTCGCGTGTTTCGGCATAGTATGGCGGTATTGAAAAACAGGACACCACAACGATAACGATTAACATAACCTTACCAATACCGAAACCCAAAACGATTTTTCAAAGGCTGCCTTTCATCTGTCCCATGTTTTGACTCAAGCTCAAATGTTTGAACCAGGAACGCAGTCTTATTTCAATTGACAACGTCCTATAATCGGGCCGTGGTTGTTCGGGCACTGAAAACTATTTTTTTGCAGCAAATTAACCCCTTTAAAACAATAGAGTTACAAGCACCGATTTTATCTGCT is part of the Phycisphaerae bacterium genome and harbors:
- a CDS encoding BsuBI/PstI family type II restriction endonuclease, which translates into the protein MEVYLSKITTLKDKYDKNRKKNRVPVKIGKGKKITLTPGEHNILIKKIIEDFCGTYTPSGIILYVGDTGLKFGYCDDKAFEEMGLKIDTHGKMPDVVINYKEKDWVVLVEAVTSHGPVDGKRRLELSKLFKEIKSKLIYVTCFLKKSDLAKYVSEISWETEVWVAENPTHLIHFDGERFLGPYDE